The DNA segment GAACTGGCCGCCGACCATTCGGCCAGCGAACCCGGCGCGCGGCGCGAACTTGATCTGGTTGATCGTCTTGGCCGACCCCAGGTCCAGGCCAACCCAGGCGCCGTTACCGCCGGTGCTATCGGGGGCGTCGAAGTACGAGTTGACGTTGCCGTCGAACACCTTCGAGATCGTGTTGCCACCGCCACCGTAGCTGCCGGCCGTGCCGATGGCCGTGCCGGTCAGCTTCGCCGAGGTTTGGGTGCCACTGCCGGCGGCCATGAGTTGCAGTTCGCCCAGCTGGATCAAGCCCGGGTCGCCGTTGTTGGCCGAGATGTTCAGGCGGTACTGGTTGTACGCGCCGGGCGTGGCAACGGTGTAGGTGCGCGTGCTGCCGTTGGCGGTGTCGGCCTCGTTGGTACGCGTATCGAGCGTCACCCACGTCGAGCCGCTCAGGCCCTGCAGCGTCCAATTTTTCGGGGCCCGGCCGGTGTAGATGGCGGTGTCGTTGCCGCTGGTCAGCTTGTACTGGGTGACGGTGTAGGTTGCCGCGTCGGCGAACGTGTAGCTGAGGGTCGCAGTGTTCGTCAGCGCCAGCCACTTCGTCGCGGGGTTATTGTCGAACGCCTGCGCCGCCCCTTCGTTCGACCCGCTGTTCTGCGAACTGGCGCCCGCGGTGCCACCGGTGGCAACGTTGATGAGCGTGCCCGATCCGGTGTACATCGAGAAGTTTGCGAACGTGACGGTCGACAGGGCGGACGTGTTGTGGCTGGTTGCCGCAAGCCCAGCCAGTAAGCTGCCGGTGCCCAGGTTGACGATTGGGCCGAACCCGGTCCACGTCGTCCCGTCGGCCGACGAGAAGGCCTGCACGTTATCCCCGGTGCGCACGAGGCGCACGTACGCGTTATTGTTGCCCGCGCCTGCGTCCTGCGCCTGCGCGCCGGCGGCCGTGCGGTACTGCAATCGCGTGCCGTTGGACGGCGTGACGACGACTGCGGCGAACGCGGCGTTGGCGGCGGTGCTGGCGCGCATCATCACGCCCGCCTTGGCCCAGCCGTCGGTGTTCGTCTGCCCGGTCACCCGCGCCGAGAGCGCGCCATCGCCGGCCAGCAACTGGGACGCGAACTGGAATTGATCGCTCGTGCCCCAGATGTCCGCGCCACCGCCGTTGACCGTGTAGACCTGCGTGGAAGCGTTGAAGGTCGCCGAGCCGTTCGGCGCGGCGTTGCCCACGTTGGTGCTGGTCCAACCCGACGGTAGCGTGTCCGTCGGTGGAGGCGGCGTAACGCCGCCCCACTCGTAGCGCCCGATGTCCGGTGCCGTGCCGTTGTACGTAACGGCGTCGCCACCAACGTTCGTCGTGCCACGATCGACGACGCCCGCCGTCGCCGCCGAGGGCCGGTAATAGGGATCGGGAATGCCACCAGAGAGGTTGAAGCCCGGCGCCACATTGGTGACGTTGTTCGTCGCCTGCAGGCCGGGCAGCGACAGGTTGCTCGAGTTGCTGTACGGCGCCCCGCCAGACACGGACGAGTAAAGGTTGTAGCTGATCTGCGTGTTCGCGTGGTCGCCCGAGCTGAAGGCGACGCCCTGGTTCGAGCGGATGAACGCGTTATTCTTCACCTGCACGTTGCTGGTGTCCATCGTCGCGTCGTTGTTATTGCCGAACAGGACGCCGACGTCGAGGTTGTCGAAGGTGTTGTTGTATATGTAGAAGTCGCTGACCGTCTCCCCACCCGCCCAGAAGCAGATGCCGCGCGAGTTGAGAAATCCGGAGAACGACTGTTCCTTCAGGAACGAGTTGCGATAGATGTGAACGTTCCTGCTCGGGGTGTACCCCTCACCCGCCGACGAGAAGACGCCGATTGCGCCGGCCGAGCCGGCGTTGATGACGGTGTTGTCGTGGATCCGCACGTCGGTGTTGTTGTGCACCTCGATGCCGACCTCGCTGTTGGTCGAGTTGGGACCGAAGTTCACCACGTTGTCGTAGATCTCGACCGTGGTAGCGAAGCCCGGGTCTTTCTGGCCGTCGAGGCTGAGAGAGATCTCGGAGCCGACGTTGCCGTAGATCTTCACGTGGTTGGACGTGTGCCACACCTCGATCGCGATGCGGAACCCAGGTCCGCTGTAGTTGTTGTGGTGGATCAGCGTGCCCTTAAGCCAGCCGCCCGAGTCGACCGCCTTAATGCCGTAACCGCTATCGTCGCCGCGGTTCTCCACGATCGTGTTGTTGTAGATCTCGCCGCCCTGCAGGTGGTTGATCTGGATGTTGCCGCTCCAGTAGCCGCCTCCGTTCTTCGTGTTGTTCAGGAAACTGTTGTCGTGGATCTTGATGCCGGTCATGAAGTTGGGTGGCACCAGGAAGTCCACGCTGCTCTGGTCGCGCGTCTGCACCTGGATGGCGCGCTCGTACATGTTCACGAAGCGGCAGTTCTTAATCTCGACGTTGTTGCGCTGCACGGCCCAGATGCCAGTCTTCGCCGTGCGCTCGGCGCCGTCGATGGCGAAGTCGGAGAAGGTGTGATTGCCGTTGACGTTGCTGCTGGACAACGCCTTGATGATTCCGTCCACCGTATTATCGGCGCCCAAGGGCACGGTGATCGTTGATGCTCCGGTGCCCGTTGAACCGTTTCCTACCAAGTTCACGCCCAGGTTCATGTAGATGCTGCTCGACTCGACGTAGGTCCCGGCGTTCATTCGGATCGTGTCGCCGGGCGTAGCAACGCGGCCCGCAGCGTAAGCGACGGAGCGCCAGGGCGCGTTCAACCCGCCGCGCGACGGGTCGTCGATCCCGTTCGGGTCGACGTACCACGCCGCGAACAGCCGGCGGTTCTCCAGTTCCTCGATGACCGACATCGTCGAACGTTCCAG comes from the Tepidisphaeraceae bacterium genome and includes:
- a CDS encoding discoidin domain-containing protein, with translation MLKELVSNRLTRKPQRSVVSRVKVLERSTMSVIEELENRRLFAAWYVDPNGIDDPSRGGLNAPWRSVAYAAGRVATPGDTIRMNAGTYVESSSIYMNLGVNLVGNGSTGTGASTITVPLGADNTVDGIIKALSSSNVNGNHTFSDFAIDGAERTAKTGIWAVQRNNVEIKNCRFVNMYERAIQVQTRDQSSVDFLVPPNFMTGIKIHDNSFLNNTKNGGGYWSGNIQINHLQGGEIYNNTIVENRGDDSGYGIKAVDSGGWLKGTLIHHNNYSGPGFRIAIEVWHTSNHVKIYGNVGSEISLSLDGQKDPGFATTVEIYDNVVNFGPNSTNSEVGIEVHNNTDVRIHDNTVINAGSAGAIGVFSSAGEGYTPSRNVHIYRNSFLKEQSFSGFLNSRGICFWAGGETVSDFYIYNNTFDNLDVGVLFGNNNDATMDTSNVQVKNNAFIRSNQGVAFSSGDHANTQISYNLYSSVSGGAPYSNSSNLSLPGLQATNNVTNVAPGFNLSGGIPDPYYRPSAATAGVVDRGTTNVGGDAVTYNGTAPDIGRYEWGGVTPPPPTDTLPSGWTSTNVGNAAPNGSATFNASTQVYTVNGGGADIWGTSDQFQFASQLLAGDGALSARVTGQTNTDGWAKAGVMMRASTAANAAFAAVVVTPSNGTRLQYRTAAGAQAQDAGAGNNNAYVRLVRTGDNVQAFSSADGTTWTGFGPIVNLGTGSLLAGLAATSHNTSALSTVTFANFSMYTGSGTLINVATGGTAGASSQNSGSNEGAAQAFDNNPATKWLALTNTATLSYTFADAATYTVTQYKLTSGNDTAIYTGRAPKNWTLQGLSGSTWVTLDTRTNEADTANGSTRTYTVATPGAYNQYRLNISANNGDPGLIQLGELQLMAAGSGTQTSAKLTGTAIGTAGSYGGGGNTISKVFDGNVNSYFDAPDSTGGNGAWVGLDLGSAKTINQIKFAPRAGFAGRMVGGQFQVSNTADFASATTIFTVASAPTEGSLTTQSVAVSGTWRYIRYLPPNGGWGNIAELEAYGF